A stretch of the Streptomyces sp. NBC_00654 genome encodes the following:
- a CDS encoding CU044_2847 family protein: protein MGDNAQLIWVPLDGEGGSAGERVVVEVPSGSSGIVRAARPGEIAGTAARSLAESFDQVRAAAALLLDRMTTMPSPPDTVEVELGVKINAEAGAIIAKTAAEGNFTIRLTWERGESGAAGERVGPGRPAVPADSSADG, encoded by the coding sequence GTGGGTGACAACGCGCAGCTCATCTGGGTGCCGCTGGACGGCGAGGGCGGGAGTGCGGGCGAACGAGTGGTGGTAGAGGTGCCGTCCGGCAGTTCCGGGATCGTACGGGCCGCCCGGCCCGGGGAGATCGCGGGTACAGCCGCGCGCTCGCTGGCCGAGAGCTTCGACCAGGTGCGGGCGGCCGCCGCCTTGCTGCTGGACCGGATGACCACCATGCCCAGCCCGCCGGACACGGTCGAGGTCGAGCTCGGAGTGAAGATCAACGCCGAGGCGGGCGCGATCATCGCCAAGACGGCGGCGGAGGGGAACTTCACCATCCGGCTGACCTGGGAACGGGGGGAAAGCGGAGCGGCGGGGGAGCGGGTGGGACCGGGCCGTCCGGCCGTACCGGCAGATTCCTCGGCTGACGGCTGA